One stretch of Desulfonatronum sp. SC1 DNA includes these proteins:
- a CDS encoding LUD domain-containing protein: MTGPSRTADIEKTLVTGVHGPKRLIVFIDVAS, translated from the coding sequence ATTACCGGCCCTAGTCGTACTGCCGACATCGAAAAAACACTGGTAACAGGCGTTCACGGCCCCAAAAGGTTGATTGTTTTCATAGATGTTGCATCTTAA